A genome region from Erigeron canadensis isolate Cc75 chromosome 3, C_canadensis_v1, whole genome shotgun sequence includes the following:
- the LOC122591702 gene encoding RING-H2 finger protein ATL74-like — MATSYHRSLLVGSVISPQQNNATNVTNSKEMNLIVNILWMVLLCGLIVSFGVFQVLRYVMKCRRAQLTTQTSENSVGLKKSVVTKMATRVLGSEVKILVTECTICLDDFVDGQNVRVLPHCGHEFHVECIDKWFESHSSCPNCRNCLLEHAGTSRVVIPPAVVVTSRENMV; from the coding sequence ATGGCCACTTCATACCATCGTAGTCTTCTTGTTGGTTCGGTCATTTCACCCCAACAAAACAATGCTACCAATGTTACAAACTcaaaagagatgaatctcataGTTAATATTCTATGGATGGTCTTGTTGTGTGGATTGATAGTCTCTTTTGGAGTGTTTCAAGTGTTGCGTTATGTTATGAAATGTAGACGTGCACAATTGACCACACAAACATCTGAAAACTCTGTTGGTCTTAAAAAATCTGTCGTGACTAAGATGGCAACACGGGTGCTCGGATCAGAAGTGAAGATTTTAGTCACGGAGTGCACTATTTGTCTTGATGATTTTGTTGATGGACAAAATGTTCGAGTGTTACCACATTGTGGCCATGAGTTTCATGTTGAATGCATAGATAAGTGGTTTGAGTCGCATTCTTCTTGCCCAAATTGTCGCAATTGTTTGCTTGAACACGCGGGTACTAGTCGTGTTGTTATACCACCAGCCGTAGTTGTCACCTCTAGAGAAAATATGGTTTGA